A single region of the Kocuria rosea genome encodes:
- a CDS encoding DUF6953 family protein, whose product MTSAQDIATWMIDRIRTEGRLSQDQAVQDIPGTFGPEWVRTLENGHTGISKEVLAEFRKAHGGTVQWDRDRRFWSLKS is encoded by the coding sequence ATGACGAGCGCACAGGACATCGCCACCTGGATGATCGACCGCATCCGGACCGAGGGACGACTGTCCCAGGACCAGGCCGTCCAGGACATCCCCGGGACCTTCGGCCCCGAGTGGGTCCGGACCCTGGAGAACGGGCACACCGGGATCAGCAAGGAGGTCCTCGCGGAGTTCCGCAAGGCCCACGGCGGCACGGTGCAGTGGGACCGCGACCGCCGCTTCTGGTCCCTCAAGAGCTGA
- a CDS encoding 2'-5' RNA ligase family protein, producing the protein MHSLELLLGEDAEAAVRADWDRLAEAGLPSSGRHRSESNRPHITLVAAPSLAPETVPGVDERVAAAAGFVDLPLTSAGVLLFGPGRGGYVVVRQVVTTPELLELHRRVCDAVGSVPGQARTSFPGAWTPHITLARRMRPEQVAAALDVLAPHPEPLRAVALRRWDADARTVVQLA; encoded by the coding sequence GTGCACAGCCTGGAGCTGCTGCTCGGCGAGGACGCCGAGGCGGCCGTGCGCGCGGACTGGGACCGGCTGGCCGAGGCGGGACTGCCCAGCTCCGGCCGGCACCGCTCCGAGTCCAACCGCCCCCACATCACCCTGGTGGCCGCCCCGTCCCTGGCCCCGGAGACCGTGCCGGGGGTCGACGAGCGGGTCGCCGCGGCCGCCGGGTTCGTGGACCTGCCGCTGACCAGCGCGGGCGTGCTGCTGTTCGGTCCGGGCCGGGGCGGCTACGTGGTGGTCCGCCAGGTCGTGACCACCCCTGAGCTGCTCGAGCTGCACCGGCGGGTCTGCGACGCCGTGGGCTCGGTCCCGGGGCAGGCGCGCACCTCCTTCCCCGGGGCCTGGACGCCGCACATCACCCTGGCGCGCCGGATGCGCCCGGAGCAGGTGGCCGCCGCGCTCGACGTCCTGGCCCCGCACCCCGAGCCGCTTCGCGCCGTGGCGCTGCGCCGCTGGGACGCGGACGCCCGCACCGTGGTGCAGCTGGCCTGA